A stretch of Prosthecobacter debontii DNA encodes these proteins:
- a CDS encoding fatty acid desaturase, translating to MNTDLTASAPTTASSPSVTPGAWPHVLACLMPLTLFIPAALGIAYGGLWMALTPACMLLGVPLLDTLTGWQDSGHFRKEDFQPFQVALLRWNTRLYALLYMATVLWALWHLKTYTPLEIGLMLATSSLLGSIAFAAAHELLHCKDGLDQAIQRVLTSFLFYPHYKLIHIRSHHIHAGTEHDENTAWLNESIYSYLARTIPGSAVRSWQLEARLLRSKGAASGPAHILRNQMTVYAIGQVALLLALILLTGPMGLLFYLGHIVGAHVMLECVNYIQHYGLLRQKRNGEYEKTGPEHSWDSYHYFSSYLTFRVGHHSHHHIAVQPYYLLETEPQAPKLPVGYFWTITMVLLPPWWKHVANRRLGVNDTPTPAAA from the coding sequence ATGAACACCGACCTAACTGCAAGTGCACCTACGACGGCATCGAGCCCCTCGGTCACCCCAGGTGCCTGGCCCCACGTGCTGGCCTGCCTCATGCCGCTGACCCTGTTCATACCAGCGGCCCTCGGCATCGCTTACGGAGGTCTGTGGATGGCCCTCACCCCCGCCTGCATGCTGCTGGGCGTGCCCTTACTGGATACGCTGACCGGCTGGCAGGACAGCGGTCACTTCCGCAAGGAAGACTTCCAGCCTTTTCAGGTGGCGCTGCTGCGCTGGAACACCCGCCTCTATGCCCTGCTCTACATGGCCACCGTGCTGTGGGCCCTGTGGCATCTGAAGACCTACACACCGCTGGAGATCGGCCTCATGCTCGCAACGAGCAGTTTGTTAGGGAGCATCGCCTTCGCCGCCGCGCATGAGCTGCTGCACTGTAAAGATGGGCTGGACCAAGCCATCCAACGGGTGCTCACCAGCTTCCTGTTTTACCCCCATTACAAGCTCATCCACATCCGCAGCCATCACATCCATGCCGGTACCGAGCATGATGAAAACACGGCCTGGCTGAATGAAAGCATCTACAGCTATCTCGCCCGCACCATCCCCGGCAGTGCCGTGCGCTCCTGGCAGCTGGAGGCCCGCCTGCTGCGTAGCAAAGGGGCGGCCAGTGGCCCCGCCCACATCCTGCGCAATCAAATGACCGTCTATGCCATCGGTCAGGTGGCCCTGCTGCTGGCTCTGATCCTCCTCACCGGTCCCATGGGCCTGCTGTTTTACCTCGGCCACATCGTCGGTGCCCATGTCATGCTGGAGTGTGTGAACTACATCCAGCACTACGGTCTGCTGCGCCAGAAGCGGAATGGCGAGTATGAGAAGACCGGCCCGGAGCACTCCTGGGACTCCTACCACTACTTCTCCAGCTACCTCACCTTCCGCGTCGGCCATCACTCGCACCACCACATCGCCGTGCAGCCGTATTATTTGTTAGAAACCGAACCCCAAGCCCCCAAGCTGCCCGTGGGTTACTTCTGGACCATCACCATGGTGCTGCTGCCCCCCTGGTGGAAGCATGTGGCGAATCGGCGGCTGGGCGTGAATGACACCCCAACTCCGGCAGCGGCGTGA